A region of the Clostridium estertheticum subsp. estertheticum genome:
TACAATAATTGTGAAAACAATTATTGCCAGGCCATATGATAAATCATTATTTGGTATAACTGTATGAATTGCACCATTTACCATGTAAAAAAACTTAGTAAGTGGCTCAGTTAAAAACTTTATATTCAAATTTAAAAACCTCCTGAGCGCTTATTTAACTGGATCAAAGCCGCCCTTATTATAAGGATGACATCTGAGTATTCTCTTTATTCCCATTATCAAGCCTTTTATTGCTCCATACTTTTCAATAGCTTCTAAAGTATACTGAGAACATGTAGGATAAAATATACAACAAGGCCTCTTAAGAGGTGATATATATTTTCTATAACATTTTATACCCAGTATAAGTATTTTTTTCATTATTAATTAAACCAGCTTTCTTAAGTAATTTAGTCAAGGCACTCTCTATTTCTTTATAATT
Encoded here:
- the yidD gene encoding membrane protein insertion efficiency factor YidD, encoding MKKILILGIKCYRKYISPLKRPCCIFYPTCSQYTLEAIEKYGAIKGLIMGIKRILRCHPYNKGGFDPVK